The proteins below are encoded in one region of Casimicrobium huifangae:
- a CDS encoding enoyl-CoA hydratase/isomerase family protein: MTTPSPDSFSSADSPILIAPHPTMPGVATFTLNRPKALNALDMAMTRALVPAIQRVTQDPAIRVVIVQGSGEHFMAGGDIKSFAETLSEPGSERKKHFMDLISTVHAGVELLQRSDVIAVAKVRGACAGFGLSLAIGCDLTVASDDAYFASAYKTIGLTPDGGQSYFLPRIVGVKKALELVLLSERIKADEALRLSLVNKVVAAAELDATVDRIAASLAASARGSMAGAKRLLTTSLGNSLSEQLNAERESFSNCAAKDDFVEGIRAFIEKRPPKFS, from the coding sequence GTGACCACGCCCTCGCCTGATTCATTCAGCTCCGCCGATTCGCCGATCCTGATCGCACCGCATCCCACCATGCCCGGTGTCGCCACCTTCACGCTCAATCGCCCGAAGGCGCTGAACGCGCTGGATATGGCGATGACCCGCGCGCTGGTACCGGCGATCCAGCGCGTCACCCAGGACCCGGCGATCCGCGTTGTCATCGTGCAGGGCTCCGGTGAACATTTCATGGCCGGCGGCGACATCAAGAGCTTTGCCGAGACACTCTCGGAACCCGGCAGCGAGCGCAAAAAGCACTTCATGGACTTGATCAGCACGGTACATGCCGGTGTCGAGTTGCTGCAGCGCTCGGATGTCATTGCCGTCGCCAAAGTGCGCGGCGCCTGCGCCGGATTCGGCCTGAGTCTGGCCATCGGTTGTGACCTCACCGTCGCGTCCGACGACGCCTATTTCGCCAGCGCCTACAAGACCATCGGCCTGACGCCCGACGGTGGCCAGTCGTACTTCCTGCCGCGTATCGTTGGCGTCAAGAAGGCGCTGGAGCTGGTGCTGCTGTCGGAACGCATCAAGGCGGACGAAGCGCTGCGACTGAGTCTGGTCAACAAGGTCGTCGCTGCTGCCGAGCTCGATGCAACGGTCGATCGTATCGCGGCCAGTCTGGCGGCGAGCGCACGCGGCTCGATGGCTGGCGCCAAACGACTGCTCACCACGTCGCTGGGCAATTCACTGAGCGAGCAGCTCAACGCGGAGCGTGAGAGCTTTTCGAACTGCGCCGCCAAGGACGACTTTGTCGAAGGCATTCGCGCGTTCATCGAGAAACGCCCGCCGAAATTCTCCTGA
- a CDS encoding head GIN domain-containing protein has protein sequence MKFQPKTLLRPLLAAGALVGLAAVSGCGDISITFGDGPSVKGSGVSASESRAVAHFEAIEATGTGKLKLRIGDTDSLKVTADDNILPLIKTEVRDGVLVLSTEGGYTPKSNLLFEVTAKTVKRIENSGTVSIDASGFNGGEFKLETSGVGSATLAGKVDSLKLALSGVGSVDAEGLAADRVVAEMSGVGSGSVRAEKSLKADVSGVGSLTWKGGATDVSTNVSGIGRVSKG, from the coding sequence CCGGCGCGCTGGTCGGCCTGGCGGCAGTTTCGGGCTGCGGTGACATTTCGATCACTTTTGGCGACGGGCCATCTGTCAAGGGCAGCGGCGTCAGCGCCAGCGAGTCCCGCGCTGTGGCGCACTTTGAAGCGATCGAGGCGACCGGCACTGGCAAGCTGAAGTTGCGCATCGGTGACACCGATTCACTCAAGGTCACGGCCGACGACAACATCCTGCCGCTGATCAAGACCGAAGTCCGCGACGGCGTGCTGGTGCTGTCAACGGAGGGCGGCTACACACCAAAGAGCAACTTGTTGTTCGAGGTGACGGCGAAAACGGTCAAGCGGATCGAGAACTCGGGGACTGTCTCCATTGACGCCAGCGGCTTCAATGGCGGCGAATTCAAGCTCGAAACTTCTGGCGTGGGCAGCGCGACGCTCGCTGGCAAAGTCGATTCGCTGAAACTGGCGCTGTCCGGTGTTGGCAGTGTCGACGCCGAAGGTCTGGCGGCAGATCGCGTGGTGGCCGAGATGTCTGGCGTCGGCAGCGGCAGCGTGCGTGCCGAAAAGTCGCTGAAAGCAGATGTCAGCGGCGTCGGCAGCCTGACCTGGAAGGGCGGTGCCACCGACGTGTCAACCAATGTGAGCGGAATCGGCCGCGTTTCGAAGGGCTGA
- a CDS encoding GNAT family N-acetyltransferase — MQIEVVDSLSDIPAAEWDALVASAGGNVFLSHAYLHALHTTGCASPRTGWTPRYLIARDDSGLLQGALPLYLKAHSYGEYVFDWSWADAWQRAGGDYYPKLLAAVPFTPCTGPRVLATNDEIGRALMHGAVELAKQLQVSSLHVLFPPDAEAAQWQDAGLMLRQGVQFHWQNHGYRTFDDLLASMTHDKRKRIRQDRRYVHEAGVHWRVSRGGAISGEDWAFFYRCYETTYAAHHSTPYLSAEFFERMGRDMGDAAVLFIGERDSRALCSSLCIASGDTAYGRYWGTLEALRSLHFEACYYQPIEWCIANGFQHFEGGAQGAHKLARGLLPVATHSAHWLADGRFTDAVRHFLRRESAGIAHTMEELNESSPFKSQSPLPLEGGGAGGEGDLGAGNTLDASPRPPLPDPSPTRGEGTKR; from the coding sequence ATGCAAATCGAAGTCGTGGATTCGCTGTCGGACATCCCTGCAGCGGAGTGGGATGCTCTGGTCGCCAGTGCCGGCGGCAACGTCTTTCTATCTCACGCCTACCTGCACGCACTGCACACCACAGGCTGCGCCAGCCCACGAACTGGCTGGACACCGCGCTACCTGATTGCCCGCGACGACTCGGGCTTGCTGCAAGGTGCGCTGCCGCTGTATCTGAAGGCACATTCCTACGGCGAATACGTGTTCGACTGGTCCTGGGCCGATGCCTGGCAACGCGCGGGCGGCGACTATTACCCCAAGCTCCTCGCAGCAGTGCCGTTTACGCCGTGCACCGGGCCGCGTGTGCTGGCCACTAACGACGAGATTGGGCGCGCTCTGATGCACGGCGCGGTTGAACTGGCGAAGCAGTTGCAGGTGTCGAGCCTGCATGTACTGTTTCCGCCGGACGCTGAAGCAGCGCAGTGGCAGGACGCAGGGCTAATGCTGCGGCAGGGCGTGCAGTTTCACTGGCAAAACCACGGCTACCGGACGTTCGACGACTTGCTCGCCAGCATGACGCACGACAAACGCAAACGTATCCGGCAGGATCGGCGCTATGTGCACGAGGCCGGTGTGCACTGGCGTGTCAGTCGTGGTGGGGCGATCAGCGGGGAGGACTGGGCATTCTTCTACCGCTGCTACGAGACTACTTACGCGGCGCATCATTCAACACCTTATCTTTCCGCTGAATTCTTCGAACGCATGGGTCGCGACATGGGTGACGCGGCGGTGCTGTTCATTGGGGAACGTGACAGCCGGGCCCTCTGTTCGTCACTGTGCATTGCCAGCGGAGATACTGCCTACGGTCGCTACTGGGGCACGCTGGAGGCATTGCGTTCACTGCACTTCGAGGCTTGCTACTACCAGCCGATTGAGTGGTGCATCGCGAATGGTTTTCAGCACTTTGAAGGTGGTGCCCAAGGCGCACACAAGCTCGCCCGCGGGCTGCTGCCAGTAGCAACGCATTCGGCGCACTGGCTGGCCGACGGGCGCTTCACCGATGCGGTGCGCCACTTTCTGCGTCGTGAATCGGCGGGCATCGCGCACACAATGGAAGAACTGAACGAAAGTTCGCCGTTCAAATCGCAATCTCCCCTCCCCCTCGAGGGTGGAGGGGCTGGGGGAGAGGGTGACCTTGGCGCAGGCAACACGCTGGATGCATCGCCGCGGCCCCCTCTCCCCGACCCCTCTCCCACAAGGGGCGAGGGGACAAAGCGGTGA
- a CDS encoding NAD+ synthase, with the protein MHCMKAVIAQLNLLVGDLKGNAAKILDAAKSAAAVNADLLLTPELSICSYQPEDLLLRPSFISACKTEVEALATQLPPTLAAIVGLPWRDETGLYNAAAVLRGGRIEAIYRKMDLPNYSVFDDKRYFEHGNAATVVDVGGVRVGLLICEDIWFPRAAALAREAGAQVLAVINGSPYDTEHLDGREAACRERCGEQGLPILFCNLVGGQDEIVYDGQSFVMDGKGEVVQRLPGFVEATAVVEFEGATPIPVRYNRPQGRVADVYAALVLAVKDYINKNRFPGIVLGLSGGIDSAVVLAIAVDALGRDRVRCVMLPSKFNASISLDDARWMAGVQSVRYDEIPIEPVYEAFEAALADQFKGYPVDASEENLQSRIRGTILMGISNKTGFLVLTTGNKSEMTTGYATLYGDMAGGFGVLKDCDKELVYDLANWRNTLGRVIPERVITRAPSAELRNDQTDQDSLPEYPILDEIMALYMEQNLSAAEIKAKGLPPADVDKVVRLLRINEYKRRQAPVGPRVTPRGYGRDWRYPITSGWRE; encoded by the coding sequence ATTCACTGCATGAAAGCTGTCATTGCACAACTCAATCTTCTGGTCGGCGACCTCAAGGGCAACGCCGCCAAAATCCTTGATGCGGCGAAGTCTGCTGCGGCCGTCAATGCCGATCTGCTGCTGACCCCCGAGCTTTCCATCTGCTCCTACCAGCCGGAGGATCTGCTGCTGCGGCCTTCGTTCATTTCTGCGTGCAAGACTGAGGTGGAGGCGCTGGCGACGCAACTGCCGCCTACGCTCGCGGCGATTGTTGGCCTGCCGTGGCGCGATGAGACAGGGCTCTACAACGCAGCGGCCGTGCTGCGTGGTGGCAGGATTGAGGCCATCTATCGCAAAATGGACCTGCCCAACTATTCGGTGTTCGACGACAAGCGCTACTTCGAGCACGGCAACGCGGCGACGGTGGTCGACGTCGGCGGCGTTCGCGTTGGTTTGCTGATCTGCGAAGACATCTGGTTCCCGCGCGCGGCGGCGCTCGCGCGCGAGGCCGGTGCGCAGGTGCTTGCGGTGATTAACGGCTCGCCCTATGACACCGAGCATCTCGACGGCCGCGAAGCCGCGTGTCGCGAGCGCTGTGGGGAGCAGGGGCTGCCGATCCTGTTCTGCAACCTGGTGGGTGGGCAGGACGAGATTGTTTACGACGGCCAGTCGTTTGTGATGGACGGCAAGGGCGAGGTCGTGCAGCGGTTGCCGGGATTTGTCGAGGCCACCGCCGTGGTTGAGTTTGAGGGCGCCACCCCGATACCCGTCCGCTACAACCGCCCGCAAGGCCGGGTTGCCGACGTGTATGCCGCGCTGGTGCTGGCGGTTAAGGACTACATCAACAAAAACCGCTTCCCCGGCATCGTGCTCGGGCTTTCGGGCGGTATCGATTCGGCCGTCGTGCTCGCGATTGCGGTTGACGCGCTGGGGCGCGACCGCGTGCGCTGCGTGATGCTGCCGTCAAAGTTCAATGCCAGCATCAGTCTGGACGACGCGCGCTGGATGGCCGGCGTACAGAGCGTGCGTTACGACGAAATCCCGATCGAGCCCGTCTATGAGGCGTTCGAAGCGGCGCTGGCCGACCAGTTCAAGGGTTACCCGGTGGACGCCAGCGAGGAGAACCTGCAATCGCGCATCCGCGGCACCATCCTGATGGGCATCTCGAACAAGACGGGCTTTCTGGTGCTGACGACGGGTAACAAGAGCGAGATGACCACCGGCTACGCCACGCTCTACGGTGATATGGCCGGTGGCTTCGGCGTGCTCAAGGATTGCGACAAGGAGCTGGTCTACGACCTCGCCAACTGGCGCAACACGCTGGGCCGCGTGATCCCGGAACGCGTCATCACCCGTGCGCCATCGGCCGAGCTGCGCAACGATCAGACCGATCAGGATTCACTGCCCGAGTACCCGATTCTCGACGAGATCATGGCGCTTTACATGGAGCAGAACCTGTCCGCTGCCGAGATCAAGGCGAAGGGCTTGCCGCCGGCGGACGTGGACAAGGTGGTGCGGCTGCTGCGCATCAACGAATACAAGCGCCGCCAGGCTCCTGTCGGCCCGCGCGTCACGCCGCGAGGCTACGGGCGCGACTGGCGGTACCCGATTACGAGTGGGTGGCGGGAGTAG
- a CDS encoding sugar kinase has protein sequence MPDILSLGEPLWEMSAIPSEPGKYTLGYGGDTMNFCIAAARQGASVGYITRVGNDPFGAQLRVLWEDEGIDCSQVEVDDRASTGGYFIHHGPAGHQFSYARAGSAATKLAPGDIDPDLVADTTFVHASGITQAISETARAAVFSLFREARNAGVSTAFDANVRTRLWTLSEAREALAEILPLTDYFFPSFEDARDLSGSEDYETIMKWAHSLGAQVVLLKLGAKGVQISQGQGADVIQMASFVVDTVDATGAGDCFAGAAIARLVAGDALLDAVRYANAAAALTTTAYGAIAAIPNRDRVKAFLAAQV, from the coding sequence ATGCCTGACATCCTATCCCTCGGCGAACCCTTGTGGGAAATGAGCGCCATTCCGTCCGAGCCAGGCAAGTACACGCTGGGTTACGGTGGCGACACCATGAATTTCTGCATTGCCGCCGCTCGGCAGGGCGCCAGTGTCGGCTACATCACGCGGGTGGGCAATGATCCATTCGGGGCGCAGTTGCGCGTGCTGTGGGAGGACGAGGGCATTGATTGCTCGCAGGTCGAAGTGGATGATCGCGCCAGCACCGGTGGCTATTTCATTCACCACGGACCTGCCGGGCACCAGTTCAGTTACGCCCGGGCCGGCTCGGCGGCGACAAAACTCGCGCCGGGTGACATTGACCCCGACTTGGTTGCCGACACCACGTTCGTGCACGCCAGCGGCATCACTCAGGCCATTTCCGAGACAGCGCGGGCGGCGGTGTTCTCGCTGTTCCGCGAGGCGCGCAATGCAGGCGTCAGCACCGCGTTTGATGCCAATGTGCGCACCCGGCTGTGGACGCTCTCCGAGGCTCGGGAAGCGCTGGCGGAGATCCTGCCGCTGACTGACTATTTCTTCCCGTCCTTTGAAGATGCGCGAGACTTGTCGGGCAGCGAGGACTACGAGACCATCATGAAATGGGCGCACAGCCTGGGCGCGCAGGTGGTGCTGCTCAAGCTCGGTGCCAAAGGCGTGCAGATCAGCCAGGGGCAGGGTGCCGACGTGATCCAGATGGCGTCATTCGTGGTCGATACTGTCGATGCCACTGGCGCTGGCGATTGCTTCGCCGGCGCCGCGATTGCGCGGCTGGTAGCGGGAGATGCGCTGCTTGACGCCGTGCGCTATGCCAACGCAGCAGCAGCGTTGACCACCACTGCCTATGGCGCGATCGCCGCGATCCCGAATCGTGATCGCGTCAAGGCGTTTCTGGCAGCGCAGGTATGA
- a CDS encoding histone deacetylase translates to MKVFYTDHFVLPLPEGHRFPMRKYSMLREAVQTFAPQTLEEAPAARDDELLLAHDAAYVARMSNGTLTASEVRQIGFPWSPGMAERARRSAGATIAAARASLRDRCGINLAGGTHHAFADHGEGFCCYNDAAVAARVLQRDCAIGRVLICDLDVHQGNGTARIFAGDASVFTFSMHGERNYPVRKEQSSLDVELPDGCTDAPYLAALRDHLPRIVRSFEPEAMIYLAGADPFEGDRLGRLKLSKAGLAERDRYVLTFAREWAIPVTVTMAGGYAHNVADIVDIHFNTVRTAFEVFT, encoded by the coding sequence GTGAAGGTCTTCTACACCGACCACTTTGTCCTGCCGCTCCCGGAGGGTCATCGCTTTCCGATGCGCAAGTATTCGATGCTGCGGGAAGCCGTACAGACCTTCGCGCCACAAACGCTGGAAGAAGCGCCAGCAGCGCGCGACGACGAGCTACTGCTCGCCCATGATGCTGCTTACGTGGCGCGCATGTCGAACGGCACCTTGACGGCCAGCGAGGTGCGCCAGATTGGCTTTCCGTGGAGCCCGGGCATGGCCGAGCGCGCCCGACGTTCGGCCGGCGCCACCATTGCCGCTGCCCGCGCGTCTTTGCGCGACCGCTGCGGCATCAATCTCGCCGGCGGCACGCATCATGCCTTTGCCGACCACGGCGAGGGCTTCTGCTGTTACAACGACGCGGCCGTGGCCGCCCGTGTGTTGCAACGAGACTGCGCCATCGGTCGCGTGCTGATCTGCGACCTTGACGTGCACCAGGGCAACGGCACGGCACGCATTTTCGCCGGCGACGCCAGCGTGTTCACCTTCTCGATGCACGGCGAGCGCAACTATCCGGTGCGCAAGGAGCAGAGCTCGCTCGACGTCGAATTGCCCGACGGTTGCACCGACGCGCCGTACCTCGCCGCCCTGCGTGACCATCTGCCGCGCATCGTGCGTAGCTTCGAGCCGGAGGCGATGATCTATCTGGCCGGGGCGGATCCCTTCGAGGGCGATCGCCTGGGCCGGCTCAAGCTCAGCAAGGCCGGGCTCGCGGAGCGTGATCGCTACGTGCTTACGTTCGCGCGCGAGTGGGCGATCCCGGTTACCGTCACGATGGCGGGCGGCTATGCTCACAACGTCGCCGATATCGTCGACATTCACTTCAACACTGTCCGCACAGCTTTCGAGGTTTTCACGTGA
- a CDS encoding methylglyoxal synthase, producing MSTGRAIALIAHDRCKPDMVAFARAHADALRRETLIATRTTGSLLGREVGLDVECVLSGPEGGDLQIGAEIAEGNIGAVIFLRDVLTSQPHEPDITALLRVCDVHNVPVATNLATAELVIQSLGR from the coding sequence ATGAGCACGGGCCGTGCCATTGCGCTGATTGCGCATGACCGCTGCAAGCCCGACATGGTCGCCTTCGCGCGCGCTCATGCCGATGCGTTGCGCCGCGAGACGCTGATCGCAACGCGTACCACGGGCAGCTTGCTGGGACGCGAGGTGGGGCTCGACGTGGAATGCGTGCTCTCCGGCCCCGAAGGCGGCGACCTGCAGATCGGTGCCGAGATTGCTGAGGGCAATATTGGTGCGGTGATCTTCCTGCGCGACGTGCTCACCTCGCAGCCGCACGAGCCGGACATCACCGCATTGCTGCGCGTTTGCGATGTGCACAACGTGCCGGTGGCGACCAATCTGGCGACAGCGGAGCTGGTGATCCAGTCTCTGGGCCGATAG
- a CDS encoding amidase, with protein sequence MTVNLADFSAEALSRAFRRREASPVNAATAVFTRLDQWQPKINAFCFEDRERTLADARASEARWQAGAPLSPLDGVPISIKDLILTKGWPTRRGSRTVDPAQLWNDDAPSVARCREAGLVIIGKTTTPEFGIKGTTDNTLTGITRNPWNVERTSGGSSGGSAAAVAAGIGPLSIGTDGAGSVRIPAAFCGGFGLKPSFGRVPAWPLSPFGTVAHLGPHTRTVTDAAMLMNVISRPDARDWTSLPFDARDYTVGLNDGIRGLRVAFSPKLGYVTKVHPAVAAAVRRSAEKLAELGAHVEEVDPGFNNPLEITMKLWFIGSATLYGGMTAEQQALVDPALAAQAAAGARVTVPELQALTKRRGELGILMRKFHERYDLLVTPGVSVPAFKARASNEWDTPIEQFLDWTPFSYPFNLTQQPACVCPCGFDDDGLPLATQIVGPMHGDALVLRAARALESAQPWATMAPLS encoded by the coding sequence ATGACCGTGAATCTGGCTGACTTTTCCGCTGAGGCGCTCTCCCGCGCCTTCCGCCGTCGTGAGGCATCTCCCGTTAACGCCGCGACTGCCGTGTTCACCCGCCTGGACCAGTGGCAACCAAAGATCAACGCCTTCTGCTTCGAGGATCGCGAGCGCACGCTGGCCGATGCACGCGCCAGCGAGGCGCGCTGGCAGGCGGGGGCACCGCTGTCGCCGCTTGACGGGGTGCCGATTTCGATCAAGGATCTGATCCTGACCAAAGGCTGGCCGACGCGGCGAGGTTCGCGCACCGTCGACCCCGCGCAGCTGTGGAACGATGACGCACCCAGCGTTGCGCGCTGCCGCGAAGCGGGCTTGGTCATCATCGGCAAGACCACGACGCCGGAGTTCGGCATCAAGGGCACCACCGACAACACACTGACTGGGATCACGCGCAACCCTTGGAACGTCGAACGAACCTCGGGTGGATCGTCCGGCGGCAGCGCGGCGGCGGTGGCGGCGGGCATCGGGCCATTGTCGATTGGCACGGATGGCGCTGGCAGCGTGCGCATCCCGGCGGCGTTCTGTGGTGGTTTCGGGCTCAAGCCGTCATTTGGCCGCGTACCGGCGTGGCCGCTGTCGCCGTTCGGTACCGTGGCGCACCTCGGGCCGCACACCCGCACGGTGACCGATGCGGCGATGCTGATGAACGTGATCTCGCGTCCCGATGCGCGCGACTGGACGTCCTTGCCATTTGACGCTCGTGACTACACGGTGGGACTGAACGATGGCATCCGTGGTCTGCGTGTGGCGTTCAGCCCGAAGCTTGGCTATGTGACCAAAGTGCATCCGGCAGTCGCCGCCGCCGTCCGCCGCTCGGCGGAAAAGCTCGCCGAACTGGGCGCCCACGTGGAGGAGGTCGATCCCGGTTTCAACAATCCGCTCGAAATCACCATGAAGCTCTGGTTCATCGGCTCCGCCACGCTCTACGGCGGCATGACGGCCGAGCAGCAGGCGCTGGTCGATCCGGCGCTCGCCGCACAGGCAGCGGCGGGTGCCCGCGTGACCGTGCCCGAACTGCAGGCCTTGACCAAACGGCGCGGCGAGTTGGGCATCCTGATGCGCAAGTTCCACGAGCGCTACGACCTGCTGGTCACGCCGGGCGTCTCGGTGCCCGCGTTCAAGGCGCGGGCGTCAAACGAATGGGATACACCGATCGAGCAGTTTCTCGACTGGACGCCGTTCTCCTACCCGTTCAATCTCACGCAGCAGCCCGCCTGCGTCTGCCCCTGTGGCTTTGACGACGACGGCCTGCCGCTCGCCACGCAGATTGTCGGCCCGATGCACGGCGACGCACTGGTGCTGCGGGCGGCACGGGCGCTGGAGTCGGCGCAGCCGTGGGCGACAATGGCGCCTCTTTCCTGA
- a CDS encoding IS30 family transposase has protein sequence MAFFTPEKRIQLETLRQAGMRAAAELSRQLGCCPRTVERELDRCAGKRYNAYRAGLDRQRCAARSAANVVVKTQGELLLQLYGLFDEPQRLSPEGVSLMLGRLPRAAGKPRLSLSTPAVYAWLKRERMSDPSCVLWRGRSGTRTTTRHGAKGRDTGWAAKAQSISERPERANRRLERNHLECDTLWGRQRDEHRLLVILDRKSRYVRLGTFKKSAIATAIGAQSLLKGSTLKTLTCDRGAEFARLPQFFKDKLFVCHAYRADERGSCENVNRWLREFFPRGRSMDSYSDDYVAQVQDFINRRPRKILNGLTPYEIHFSSPRSPTVRT, from the coding sequence ATGGCTTTCTTCACCCCAGAGAAGAGGATACAACTTGAGACGTTGAGGCAGGCGGGGATGCGGGCAGCAGCCGAGCTGTCGCGGCAGCTCGGCTGCTGCCCGCGCACGGTCGAGCGGGAGCTTGATCGTTGCGCTGGCAAACGCTACAACGCGTACCGCGCGGGGCTTGATCGGCAGCGCTGCGCCGCGCGCTCGGCGGCCAACGTGGTGGTCAAGACTCAGGGCGAGTTGTTGCTGCAGCTCTACGGCTTGTTTGACGAGCCGCAGCGGCTGTCGCCTGAAGGGGTGAGCCTCATGCTGGGTCGACTGCCCAGGGCAGCTGGCAAGCCGCGTCTGTCGTTGTCGACGCCGGCCGTCTACGCGTGGCTCAAACGGGAGCGCATGAGCGACCCGTCCTGCGTGCTCTGGCGGGGACGCTCGGGCACGCGCACAACGACGCGCCACGGTGCGAAGGGCCGCGATACGGGCTGGGCCGCCAAGGCTCAGAGTATCAGCGAGCGCCCCGAGCGCGCTAATCGGCGGCTGGAGCGCAATCATCTGGAGTGCGACACGCTCTGGGGACGTCAGCGCGACGAGCATCGCCTACTGGTGATTCTGGACCGCAAGAGCCGCTACGTGCGGCTGGGCACATTCAAGAAGAGCGCTATTGCCACCGCCATTGGCGCCCAATCGCTGCTTAAAGGCTCAACGCTCAAAACCCTGACCTGTGACCGAGGCGCTGAATTTGCTCGTCTACCGCAGTTCTTCAAAGACAAACTCTTTGTCTGTCACGCCTACCGCGCCGATGAGCGCGGCTCCTGTGAGAACGTCAACCGCTGGCTGCGCGAGTTCTTCCCCAGGGGGCGCTCCATGGACAGCTACTCAGACGACTACGTCGCACAGGTGCAGGACTTCATCAACCGCCGTCCTCGCAAAATCTTGAACGGCTTGACTCCTTACGAAATACACTTCTCTTCGCCGCGCTCGCCGACAGTTCGTACTTAA